GCTTCCTTCTATATCTGCTTTCCATACTAAGCTTTTTTGCAATAGGCCAATTAGGCCTTGCTCCGCAATACGCAGGTAAAGGTCAATATCTTCGGCAGTTTTCAAGCTTTCATCAAACAAGCCCACTTTACTAAGCACCTCACGGCGCACCATAAATGAAGAAGTCACCAAATAAGGATGCAAAAAGACTTGCTGTAGGTCCTTAGAGACTAGCCCAGGCGCGTGATCGCTCTGTTGCTTAAGAGTTTCTTCTTCGGCCTTGTAGGATGTTTCGGTATAACATGCCACCCAATCAGGCTGAGCGCGCATGGCCTCAACTTGATCCATCAACTTTTGCGGACGCCATAAGTCATCAGAATCGAGAAAGGCAACAAATTCACCCTTTGCGGCCTTAATACCGGTATTTCTCGCCTTAGACGCCCCGCCATTTTGCTGACTTATTAGCTGGATCTTCGCCTCATATCTTTGCAGGCTTGCGACGGTATCGTCTTTAGAACCATCATCCACGACTATGATTTCATAATCATCAAAGCTTTGCGCCAAGATAGACTCGATGGCTTTATCGATAAAAGCCGCCGAGTTATAGGCGGGCATGATAATGCTGACTGCAACTGTCATTGCGTATACCCTTCTGGTTATCTAAGCCTGTAAAGCGTCTAAGCTTTGATTAAGCCTAAGGATTAATTGGTTTTGAATAGTCTCACCACTTAACTCCCCTTGGGCACTATTAGCAATAGCATTAAGTTGAGAACAAACTTCTGAGCGCACTTTAGCGCTAGAGTTACGCGGCTTGGGTTTATACCAATTTTTGCCAAAGCCTGCGTTTTGCAGCTGGCGCTTCACCTCATCTTTAATGGCGTTAACAGGGCTTGTATCAGCACTATAAAAGTAGTTAGACACACTGTCGGGTTGATATTGCATTTCCACCGTTGATAGCCAATCTTGCCACTTAACTTGATTAACATGATCACCTAAGATAACCGCCTTCCAAGGTAAACGCAGCGCATCAGCCACAATGGCGCCATGCATCGCTTCTGTAAGCATCAAACGGCATTGCGCCATCTCAGCAAACACTTTGTCTACTGACCACTCTGGAGAAATAAACCTAAAGCCACAAGCTTCAGCAATATTCTCCCAATCGGCACTACGGCAACTTAGGTAATGTGGCATAAATCCTATGTCACCGTTTTCTTTATGAGTCGGTTCCATCACATTGCGCAGCAATAAGGCTGAATCCGTTACAACGGTACTAGGGTCAAGATTTAAGGCTTTGGCGCTATAGGGGCCACGCACAGCGTGAACTTTCCATTTCTCGGTAACCGTTGGAAGTTGACCATAGCCCACGCCAGAGCCAACAATGTGTAAGGTTTTGTCACTAGGTAGACGGTGGTTTAACAAGGTACCAATGCCCACCAGCAACTCTGATGAATCGTCATTAAAAAAATCGGGAAGCAACTTAGGCCACAGCCATGGGTTAAGGTCATCACCAAAATTGCCCACTTCATCCTTGTAGTAAAATAATTCCATTCTTAAACCTAGTTAATCCTTTGCCATCGGCTATATTCAGCCGAGTTATTCAATTTGTGGTGGTTATAAACCAACCTTTAAAGTCATGTAAACAGCAACAATTACTGCCCAGCTATAACCCATACATCGCCAAACCATTTTGGCTGAAAACATTTCTTCTAAATCTGGGCGCAACTTCATCAAGCGTAAATGACTCGCGGTCTGCATCCCCATAAAAATAAACATCAATAGAGTGAACTGGCGGCTTAAGAAGAACGCAGTCACCATAAAACCTATCATCGAATAAAATAGCGCTTTGTTCAGGCTAGCTTCTTCTTTGTACTGTTCTGATTTCTCTTCGCTTACTTCTAAATCTTTTGGATCTTCATCATTAGGGTAACGATTAAATCGCTTCAAGATCGCATAGCCCACCAGCATATTAAGAATTAACGCACCGCCCCACAGGCTATAACCGGGCACACCTAGCTCCGCAGCTACATGCACATAAGAGTTATGCGCAACCTTGCCGTGGTGATCCATAAAGTTGCCCATCCCTACCCCAAACACTGGATTATGGATAAGCATTTGAATACCGTCGTACCAAGCATCTAAGCGCCCAGCGGCAGAGGACTCTGTGGAAGACAAACCACCAAATGATGCCAGTAAGGTCGCAGCAATAGGCGCACTTAAACAGGCAAATAAAATGAGCCTTGCACCTGCATTACTAATGAGGAAATACAAACCAATGACAGCCACCGAGCCCAATAGTGTGCCTCTAGAGCCTGTCATATATACGCCGTAGCCAAAGGCTACAAAAATAGCCAGCATGACTATTTTTACAACGGCGCCACCTCGGCCAAAAAAATAAGCCACAAAGGGCATATTCATTACCAAGAACATGCCTAAATCATTAGGGTCACTAAAGAACCCAAGATAGGTAATTCGCATCTCATCACGACCAACGGTAATACTGTCGCCAATGCCAATACCGTATTTTCCGTTAAACGAAGCTTGTTGTATGTGTCCGTTGTAAACCATCACCAATGCCGCAGCGATACATATGTACATCAGCAAGCGCTGTCTGCTCGGTGCCGCAATTAAGGCGCTATAAAGGAAAAATGGAATAATAGAGCTGACAAATAAACGCTGCGCTTGGAAGATTCCTCCTGTGCCCCAGCCATTAAGAAAAGCCGAAACCATAATTAATGGCGCTAAACCCAATAACAAGTAATGTTGAGGCTGCAGTTTTATCGGCCTTAAGGTAATCAAGGTAAAGCCGAAGGAAAGAATCGCAAATACCTTAATGACGATAAAGTTGGCTGTTGATAGCGAAAATTCATGCGGCCGAATCAACACGGCAATGCTATATAGGCAAAGGAAAAAGAAAGCCAGAGGCGCGTTCTTTTCCTTAATCGGTAATGGCCTTCTACCTAACGGCGTTACGTCTGCCGCTAAAGGATTTTGTCGACGAGCTTGAATAGTCTTATCCTCCAAGGGGAATTAATAAGCGACAGATTAACCAACTTGGTTTCTTCACATGAAAACTTTGCTTTATAGCTTTGTGCGGTAGCACCCATCATAAAGTCATAAAGCATGTCTTTGCAGTTCAAAATACTCCATACATG
This genomic stretch from Agarivorans sp. Alg241-V36 harbors:
- a CDS encoding polysaccharide pyruvyl transferase family protein produces the protein MELFYYKDEVGNFGDDLNPWLWPKLLPDFFNDDSSELLVGIGTLLNHRLPSDKTLHIVGSGVGYGQLPTVTEKWKVHAVRGPYSAKALNLDPSTVVTDSALLLRNVMEPTHKENGDIGFMPHYLSCRSADWENIAEACGFRFISPEWSVDKVFAEMAQCRLMLTEAMHGAIVADALRLPWKAVILGDHVNQVKWQDWLSTVEMQYQPDSVSNYFYSADTSPVNAIKDEVKRQLQNAGFGKNWYKPKPRNSSAKVRSEVCSQLNAIANSAQGELSGETIQNQLILRLNQSLDALQA
- a CDS encoding glycosyltransferase family A protein, whose product is MTVAVSIIMPAYNSAAFIDKAIESILAQSFDDYEIIVVDDGSKDDTVASLQRYEAKIQLISQQNGGASKARNTGIKAAKGEFVAFLDSDDLWRPQKLMDQVEAMRAQPDWVACYTETSYKAEEETLKQQSDHAPGLVSKDLQQVFLHPYLVTSSFMVRREVLSKVGLFDESLKTAEDIDLYLRIAEQGLIGLLQKSLVWKADIEGSLGSLLSSYQDNLDVVDAFLARQASESASWGTLVDKVKAKIYLDWGKDLLWNEQCLAAFKALSQSLSLKFSRATVWLMLKALIKAALSPLRGSK
- a CDS encoding O-antigen ligase — its product is MLIRPHEFSLSTANFIVIKVFAILSFGFTLITLRPIKLQPQHYLLLGLAPLIMVSAFLNGWGTGGIFQAQRLFVSSIIPFFLYSALIAAPSRQRLLMYICIAAALVMVYNGHIQQASFNGKYGIGIGDSITVGRDEMRITYLGFFSDPNDLGMFLVMNMPFVAYFFGRGGAVVKIVMLAIFVAFGYGVYMTGSRGTLLGSVAVIGLYFLISNAGARLILFACLSAPIAATLLASFGGLSSTESSAAGRLDAWYDGIQMLIHNPVFGVGMGNFMDHHGKVAHNSYVHVAAELGVPGYSLWGGALILNMLVGYAILKRFNRYPNDEDPKDLEVSEEKSEQYKEEASLNKALFYSMIGFMVTAFFLSRQFTLLMFIFMGMQTASHLRLMKLRPDLEEMFSAKMVWRCMGYSWAVIVAVYMTLKVGL